The region TTCGAGGACGCCTTGCTGGTGAGCGAGCGTCTTGTAACGGACGACCTCTACACCTCGGTGCACATCGAGAAGTACGAGATCGAAGCCCGTCAGACCAAGCTCGGACCTGAGGAGATCACCCGCGAGATCCCCAACGTCGCTGAGGAGAGTCTCGGCAACCTTGACGAGATGGGCATCATCCGCGTCGGTGCCTTCGTTGAGAGCGGCGACATCCTGGTGGGCAAGGTCACGCCGAAAGGTGAGTCGGACCAGCCGCCGGAAGAGAAGCTGCTGCGGGCGATCTTCGGTGAGAAGGCACGCGACGTTCGCGACAACTCCCTGCGGGTGCCGGGCACCGAGCGTGGACGTGTGGTGGACGTACGGATCTACACCCGTGAGCAGGGGGATGAACTGCCGCCCGGCGCCAACATGGTGGTGCGGGTCTACGTGGCACAGCGCCGCAAGATTCAGGTGGGCGACAAGATGGCCGGTCGCCACGGCAACAAGGGCATTATCAGCCGCATCCTTCCCCGGGAGGACATGCCCTACCTGCCGGACGGCACCCCCGTTGACATCTGCCTCAACCCTCTGGGTGTGCCGAGCCGGATGAATGTCGGTCAGGTGTTCGAGCTGCTGATGGGCTGGGCTGCATCCAACCTGGATTCCCGGGTTCGGATCGTGCCGTTTGACGAAATGCACGGTGCCGAGATGTCGCAGGAAACCTGCGAAGCCTTCCTCAAAGAAGCGGCCAAGCAACCCGGTAAGGCCTGGGTGTACAACCCCGACGATCCCGGCAAGTTGGTGCTGCGTGACGGCCGGACCGGGCAGCCCTTTGACCAGCCTGTGGCCGTGGGCTATTCCCACTTCCTCAAGCTGGTGCACCTGGTGGATGACAAGATCCACGCCCGCTCAACCGGTCCCTACTCCCTGGTTACCCAGCAGCCCCTGGGCGGTAAGGCTCAGCAGGGCGGTCAGCGTCTGGGTGAGATGGAAGTGTGGGCTCTCGAGGCTTATGGCGCTGCCTACACCCTTCAGGAACTGCTCACAGTCAAGTCCGACGACATGCAGGGACGCAACGAGGCGCTCAACGCCATCGTCAAGGGCAAGCCGATCCCCCGCCCCGGCACGCCGGAATCCTTCAAGGTGCTGATGCGCGAACTCCAGTCCCTGGGTCTCGACATCGCTGTGTACACCGATGAAGGCAAGGAGGTGGATCTGATGCAGGACGTGAACCCCCGCCGCAGCACTCCAAGCCGTCCCACCTACGAATCCCTCGGCGTCGCGGATTACGACGAGGACTGACGGACCGAACGGATCACAACGACTGACACCCCTTCCTCCAACCGCCGTCCATGACCAACAGCAACCTCCGCACCGAGAACCACTTCGATTACGTCAAGATCACCCTCGCCTCACCCGAACGGGTGATGGAGTGGGGCCAACGCACCCTGCCCAATGGTCAGGTGGTTGGTGAGGTCACCAAACCGGAGACCATCAACTACCGGACCCTGAAGCCCGAGATGGACGGGCTGTTCTGCGAAAAGATTTTTGGTCCCTCCAAGGACTGGGAATGCCATTGCGGTAAGTACAAGCGGGTGCGTCACCGCGGCATCGTCTGTGAGCGCTGTGGTGTGGAGGTCACCGAAAGCCGGGTGCGTCGTCACCGGATGGGTTTCATCAAGCTGGCAGCACCGGTCTCCCACGTCTGGTACCTGAAGGGCATCCCCAGCTATGTGGCGATCCTTCTGGACATGCCCCTGCGGGATGTGGAGCAAATCGTTTACTTCAACTGCTACGTGGTGCTGGATCCCGGCGACCACAAAGAGCTGAAGTACAAACAGCTGCTCACCGAGGACGAGTGGCTGGAGATCGAAGACGAGATCTATGCCGAGGAATCGGAGATCGAGAACGAGCCTGTGGTGGGCATCGGTGCTGAGGCGCTCAAGCAACTGCTCGAAGATCTCAATCTGGAGGAAGTGGCTGAGCAGCTGCGTGAGGAGATCAACGGCAGCAAGGGCCAGAAGCGGGCCAAGCTGATCAAGCGTCTGCGGGTCATCGATAACTTCCTGGCCACCAGTGCCCGTCCTGAGTGGATGGTGCTGGATGTGATTCCGGTGATCCCGCCGGATCTCCGCCCGATGGTGCAGCTGGATGGTGGTCGTTTCGCCACCAGTGATCTCAACGATCTCTACCGGCGGGTTATCAACCGCAACAACCGTCTGGCCAGGCTTCAGGAAATCCTGGCTCCCGAAATCATCGTCCGCAACGAGAAGCGGATGCTGCAGGAGGCCGTCGACGCCTTGATCGACAACGGTCGACGCGGTCGCACCGTCGTCGGCGCCAATAACCGTCCGCTGAAATCACTCAGCGACATCATTGAGGGCAAACAGGGTCGCTTCCGTCAGAACCTGCTGGGCAAACGGGTCGACTACTCCGGTCGTTCCGTGATCGTGGTGGGTCCGAAGCTGAAGATGCATCAGTGCGGCCTGCCGAAGGAGATGGCGATCGAGCTGTTTCAGCCCTTCGTGATTCATCGCCTGATCCGCCAGAACATCGTCAACAACATCAAGGCGGCCAAGAAGCTCATTCAGCGGGCCGACGACGAGGTGATGCAGGTGCTGCAGGAGGTGATCGACGGTCACCCGATCATGTTGAACCGAGCCCCGACGCTGCACCGTCTCGGCATCCAGGCCTTCGAACCGAAGCTCGTTGATGGTCGCGCCATTCAGCTCCACCCGCTGGTCTGCCCCGCCTTCAACGCCGACTTCGACGGTGACCAGATGGCTGTACACGTGCCCCTGGCGATCGAAGCCCAGACCGAGGCCCGCATGTTGATGCTGGCCAGCAACAACATCCTGTCGCCGGCCACCGGTGAGCCGATCGTGACCCCGTCCCAGGACATGGTGCTCGGTTCCTACTACCTCACGGCTCTGCAGCCAGGGGCTGAACAGCCTGAATTCGGTGATCGCAGCCGCACCTACTCAAGCCTCGAGGATGTGATCCATGCCTTCGAAGACACCCGCATCGGCCTGCATGACTGGATCTGGGTGCGTTTCAACGGCGAAGTCGAAGACAACGATGAGCTGGACGAGCCCATTAAGAGCGAAACCCTCAGCGATGGCACCCGCATTGAGCAGTGGACCTACCGCCGCGATCGTTTTGACGAAGACGGTGCCCTGATCAGCCGTTACATCCTCACCACGACCGGCCGGGTGGTGATGAATCACACGATCATCGGCGCGGTGGCCGACGCCTGAGTTTTTCCTCCTTCCGCACGATCTCCTCTTCTCACCCGCGCGCAGCCATGACCTCCTCCTCCTCTAAATCCAGCAAGTCACGTAAGTCCAGCAAGGCCGCCAAGGACACCGCCCCTGTTCTTGAGAGCGCGTCCCGTCCCCTCAGCAAGACGCCCCCACCGTTCCGAAACCACATCGTCGACAAACGGGGCCTCAAGCAGCTGGTGGCCTGGGCCTACAAAAACCACGGCACGGCGGTCACCTCATCAATGGCCGACAAGCTCAAGGATCTCGGCTTCCGCTACGCCACTCAGGCGGCGGTTTCGATTTCCGTGAACGATCTGCGTGTTCCTGAGGCAAAAAAAGCTCTGCTGGGAGAAGCCGAGGAGCAGATCACAGCCACGGAGGAGCGTTACCGGTTGGGTGAGATCACGGAGGTGGAGCGTCACACCAAGGTCATCGACACCTGGACTGAGACCAATGAGCGCCTGGTGGATGCGGTCAAGAAGAACTTCAACCAGAGCGCACCGCTGAATTCGGTCTGGATGATGGCCAACTCAGGCGCCCGGGGAAACATGTCCCAGGTGCGACAGCTGGTGGGCATGCGGGGCCTGATGGCCAACCCCCAGGGCGAGATCATCGACCTGCCAATCCGCACCAACTTCCGCGAAGGTCTCACGGTCACCGAATACGTCATCTCCTCCTACGGCGCCCGTAAGGGTCTGGTGGACACCGCCCTGCGAACAGCCGACTCCGGTTATCTGACCCGTCGCCTGGTGGACGTGGCGCAGGACGTCATCGTTCGCGAAGACGATTGCGGCACCACCCGCCACATCATGGTGGAGGCTGAAGATGGACGTTTCGGCAACCGTTTGGTCGGCCGCCTCACGGCATCCCAGGTGGTGAGCGCCGATGGAGAGGTGCTGGCAGAGCGGGACACCGAAATCGACCCACCCCTGTCAAAACGCATCGAAAAGGCAGGGGTCACCGCGGTGAGCGTGCGCTCTCCCCTCACCTGCGAGGCCAACCGCTCCGTCTGCCGCAAGTGCTACGGCTGGGCCCTGGCCCACAACGAACTGGTGGACCTCGGTGAAGCCGTTGGCATCATTGCGGCCCAGTCGATCGGTGAGCCCGGAACCCAGCTCACGATGCGCACCTTCCACACCGGTGGTGTGTCCACGGCCGAAACCGGTGTGGTGCGTTCCGCTGTATCGGGCACCATCGAGTTCTCTGCCAAGGCCAGGGTTCGCCCTTACCGCACGCCCCACGGCGTGAATGCCCAACAGGCCGAGGTTGACTTCAACCTCTCCATCAAACCGTCAGGAAAGGGCAAAACCCAGAAAATTGAGATCACCAATGGTTCGCTGCTGTTTGTTGAGAACGGTCAGACCATCGATGCTGATGTGACCGTTGCTCAGATCGCCGCTGGTGCGGTGAAGAAGAGCGTGGAGAAAGCCACCAAGGACGTGATTTGCGACTTGGCCGGTCAGGTGCGCTACGAGGAAGCGATCCAGCCCCGGGAAGTGACAGACCGTCAGGGCAACATCACCCTCAAGGCCCAGCGTCTGGGCCGGATGTGGGTGCTGGCGGGTGATGTGTACAACCTGCCTCCCAATGCCCAACCGGTGGTTCAAGGAGATACCGAGGTCACCGAAGGTCAGGTGCTGGCGGAAGCCAGTCAGCGCAGTGAGTACGGCGGTGATGTGCGCCTGCGCGACTCCATCGGCGATTCCCGCGAAGTTCAGATCGTCACCACAGCGATGACGCTGAAGGACTTCAAGCTGCTGGAGGAGTCCACCCACTCCGGAGAGATCTGGAATCTGGAGGCCAAGGACGGCACCCGCTACCGGTTGAACACCATTCCAGGCAGCAAGATCGGCTCTGGTGAAGTGATCGCCGAACTGGCCGACGACCGCTTCCGCACCGGCACCGGTGGCCTTGTCAAGTTCGCCCCCGGTCTGGCGATCAAGAAGGCTCGTTCCGCCAAGAACGGCTACGAGGTCAACAAGGGCGGCACCTTGCTCTGGATCCCCCAGGAGACCCACGAGATCAACAAGGACATCTCCCTATTGATGATCACCGATGGTCAGTGGATCGAAGCCGGCACCGAAGTGGTGAAGGACATCTTCAGCCAGACCGCCGGCATCGTCACGGTCACCCAGAAAAACGACATTCTGCGCGAGATCATTGTTCGCAGCGGTGATTTCCACCTCAGTTCCGACAGCAAAGCCCTGGAGCGATTTGAGGGTGATGGCCAGATGGTCAACCCCGGTGAGGAAATCGTTAAGGGTCTGAGCATCGAGGAGATGAAGTACGTCCAGACCTTGGAGACCCCTGAGGGCAAAGGTCTGCTGCTCCGTCCCGTGGAGGAATACACCATCCCCAACGAAGCGCAACTGCCTGAGTTGTCGCACGTCAAACAGGCCAATGGCCCCCACCTGGGCATCAAGGCCACCCAGCGACTGGCGTTCAAGGACAACGAGCTGATCAAATCAGTGGAGGGCGTTGAACTGCTCAAGACCCAGCTGATCCTCGAGACCTTCGACACCACGCCGCAGATGACCGTGGATGTGGAGAAGGCTCCTGACAAACGGGCCAAGACAATCTCCCGTCTGAGGCTGGTGATCCTCGAATCGATCCTGGTGCGTCGCGACACCATGTCCGACTCCAGTCACGGCTCCACCCACACCGAGCTGCAGGTGGAAGACGGCATCTCCGTCAAAGCTGGCGATGTGATCGCCACGACCCAGATCCTCTGCAAGCAGGCCGGTGTTGCGCAGCTGCCAGAAGCCTCTGAGGCAGATCCCGTCCGCCGTTTGCTTGTTGAGCGTCCGGAAGACACCACCACCCTCAGCACCTCCGGCAAACCGGTGGTCGCTGTTGGTCAACGCATCGTCGATGGCGAACTGCTGGCTGAGGGAGAGCCCTCAAGCTGCTGCGGTGAGGTGGAAGCTGTCGACAGCAACAGCGTGACCCTGCGCCTTGGCCGTCCTTACATGGTGTCTCCTGACTCCGTCCTGCACGTCCGTGACGGTGATCTGGTTCAGCGCGGTGACGGTTTGGCCCTGCTGGTGTTTGAACGTCAGAAGACTGGTGACATCGTTCAGGGTCTGCCCCGAATCGAGGAATTGCTGGAGGCCCGTCGTCCGCGTGAGTCTGCAGTGCTGTGCAAAAAGCCCGGCACGGTAGAGATCAAGCAAGGTGACGACGACGAGTCACTCACGGTGACGGTGATCGAAGCCGATGACGCCATCGGCGAATACCCGATCCTGCTGGGTCGCAACGTGATGGTCAGCGATGGCCAGCAGGTGACCGCCGGTGAGCTGCTCACCGATGGTCCGATCAACCCCCATGAGCTGCTGGAGTGTTTCTTCGAAGACCTTCGCAGCCGTAAGCCGTTGATGGATGCGGCGCAGGAAGCGATTGCCAACCTGCAGCACCGTCTGGTGACCGAGGTGCAGAACGTCTACAAATCCCAGGGCGTGTCGATTGACGACAAGCACATCGAGGTCATCGTGCGTCAGATGACCAGCAAGGTGCGGGTCGAAGATGCCGGTGACACCACCCTGCTGCCCGGTGAGCTGATCGAACTGCGTCAGGTGGAAGACACCAACCAGGCCATGGCGATCACCGGTGGTGCCCCCGCGGAATTCACGCCGGTGCTGTTGGGGATCACCAAGGCTTCGCTCAACACCGACAGCTTCATCTCCGCCGCCTCCTTCCAGGAGACCACGCGCGTGCTCACGGAAGCTGCCATCGAGGGCAAGAGCGATTGGCTGCGGGGCCTCAAAGAGAACGTGATCATCGGTCGCTTGATCCCTGCAGGCACCGGCTTCAGCGGTTTCGAAGAGGAGCTGCAGAAGGAGGCTGGCCCTCACCCAGACATCCTGTCGGAGGATCCCGCCGGCTACCGCCGCATGCAGAACCTTCGTCCGGATTACACCGTAGAGATGCCTCCGGCCGCCAGCTCCACGGCTGTGTTGGATGACCCCAGCGATGCCGATCTTGAGGCGACCCGCACCCGCCACAACATCGACCCCTCCACCAGCAACTTCGCCGCGTTTGCCCGCCCGGATGCCGACAATGAGCTGAAGGAGGAGCAAGTCGTTGATGCTGAAGCCGTCGAAGGTCTTCAGGAAGAGGGCCTGCTTTCAGACGACTGATCACCGCCTCCTGCCATCCCATCGCTGAACCATCGATGCTTGAGCCCAATGACATTCCCCAGCGTCGTTTGCCACGGTTTGGCTTCCACGGTCACACCGAGAAGCTCAATGGACGTGCCGCCATGCTTGGTTTCATCACCCTGCTCGCGGTGGAGATCAAGCTTGGCCACGGTCTTTTGATCTGGTGAGCCAGATGTTGCTCGGTCGCAGCGCGGCCGAGCTGGAGAGCTGGGCGGTTGCTCAGGGGCAGAAGCCCTTTCGTGGGCGGCAGCTGCACGACTGGCTCTACGCCAAGGGAGCCCGATCCCTGTCGGAGATCACCGTCCTGCCGAAGGCTTGGCGGGAGTCTCTCAAGGAAGACGGTGTTGAGGTCGGTCGCCTGAATGAGGTGCATCGCTCGGTTGCCGCAGACGCGACGACCAAATTGCTGTTGTCCACCGATGACGGCGAGACGATCGAGACCGTTGGCATCCCCACTGATCAGCGGCTGACGGTCTGTGTGTCCAGCCAGGTGGGCTGTCCGATGGCCTGCCGTTTCTGCGCCACCGGTAAAGGCGGCCTGCAGCGCTCGCTGCGCACCCACGAGATCGTTGATCAGGTGCTCAGCGTGCGAGAGGTGATGGATCGCCGGCCCTCCCACATTGTGTTCATGGGCATGGGGGAACCTCTCCTCAACAGCCGGGCAGTTCTCGATGCCATTCGCTGCCTGAATGACGACCTCGGGATTGGTCAACGTCGGATCACGGTGAGCACCGTTGGCGTGCCGAAAACCCTTCCGCAGCTGGCCGAGCTGGCTCTGGCGACCCTCGGTCGGGCCCAGTTCACCCTTGCGGTGAGCCTCCATGCCCCCAACCAAGCGCTGCGGGAAGAGCTCATCCCAACGGCTCATGCCTATCCCTACGGGGCCTTACTGGAGGACTGTCGTCACTATCTGGCCGTGACCGGCCGTCGCGTCAGCTTCGAATACATCCTTCTGGGTGGTTTGAACGATGCCCCCGAGCACGCCGCAGAACTGGCCGATCGGGTGGGAGGGTTCCAGAGCCACGTGAATCTGATTGCCTACAACCCGATTGAAGAGGAGGAGTTTCAACGTCCCACCCGCGCCCGGATTGAGGGCTTCCAGCGTGTGCTCGAGCGTCGTGGTGTGGCCGTCAGTCTCCGCGCAAGTCGCGGCCTGGATCAGAACGCTGCCTGCGGTCAGTTACGACGTCAACGTCAGGGCAGCTGAGCGGAGCTACCTGAGGGACACTGCGGCCATCTGCTCTTGGCTATGGCGCCGATCGACTGGGCTCTGCTCGGGGGCTACCTGGTCCTGACCCTTGTGCTGGGGCTGTGGCTGGCCCGTCGCAACAGTGGTGAGGAGGACTATTTCGTCGCGGGCCGTCGTCTCAGCGGCTGGCTGGCTGGTGCGTCCATGGCTGCGACGACGTTTTCCATCGACACCCCCCTCTACGTCGCTGGCCTGATCGGCAGCCGCGGATTGGCGGGGAACTGGGAGTGGTGGAGCTTTGGCCTGGCTCACGTGGCCATGGCCGTGGTGTTTGCGCCGTTGTGGCGCCGCAGTGGCGTGCTCACTGATGCGGCGTTCACCGAACTTCGTTACGGCGGTCCGGCTGCGGCCTGGTTGCGGGGGATCAAGGCATTCCTGCTGGCCCTGCCCGTGAACTGCATCGGCATCGGTTACGCCTTTCTGGCCTTGCGCAAGGTTGTGGAAGCGCTGGGCATCGTCTCCGGAAGCCCGTCGGCCTTCGGTGTGCCCGACACGCTGTGGCTGCTGGCGGTGGTGGCTCTGATGGTGCTGGCTTACACCGTGGCCGGGGGGCTGTGGGCTGTGGTGGTGACCGACCTGGTTCAGTTGGTGCTGGCTTTGCTCGGAGCTCTCGCTGTCGCTGTCGCGGCGCTGCATGCTGCCGGCGGCATGGGGGGACTCCTCGGGCAGCTCGGAGGCATGAATCGCCCGGAGTTGTTGTCTCTGGTCCCCTGGACCATCGAGGACGGGGGCGTGCATTGGTTGGAGGGGGCCGGCATTTCGGTGCCGATGTTCCTGGCCTACATCGCCGTTCAATGGTGGAGTTTCCGCCGCAGCGACGGCGGTGGTGAATTCATTCAACGCATGCTGGCCACCCGAGATGAGCAGCAGGCGCGGTTGGCGGGCTGGGTGTTCTTGGTGGTGAACTATCTGGTGCGCAGTTGGCTTTGGGTGGTGGTCGCCCTGGCGGCTCTGGTGCTGCTTCCCGATCAGGGGGACTGGGAGCTGAGCTACCCCGCCCTGGCGGTGCAACTGCTGCCTCCGGTGGCATTGGGGTTGGTGGTGGTGTCGCTGGTGGCGGCCTTCATGAGCACGGTGAGCACATCGGTGAACTGGGGCGCCAGTTACCTCACCCACGACCTCTACCAACGCTTCATCCGTCCCAATGCAGGATCTCGGGAACTGCTGCTGGTGGGGCAGCTCACCACGGTGTTGCTGCTTGGGCTTGGAGTGGTTACGGCATTGATCAGCGACAGCATTGGCACTGTGTTCCGTCTTGTGATCGCCATCGGCTCTGGGCCTGGCGTCGTTCTGGTTCTGCGTTGGTTCTGGTGGCGGGTGAATGCAGCGGCCGAGCTGGCGGCGATGATCTGCGGTTTCATCGTCGGTTTGCTCACTTCGGTGCTGCCCCTCGTGAGAATTGAGGATTACGGCCTGCGGCTGGCGGTGATCACCGGTGTTTCAGCCGTGGTGTGGCTGAGTGCCATGTTGTTGAGTCCACCGGAATCAGAGGCGGTTCTGGAAACCTTCATCCGGCAGGTGCAGCCTCCCGGCCCCGGTTGGGCGCGACTGCGGCAACGCTTCCAGGTGGAGCCTCAGGAGCGCCTATCGACGCTGCTGGCCCGGTTTGTTAGCTCCTGTGGGGTGTTGTTCGGCGGGTTGATCGGCATCGGCGGGTTCCTGCTGCATCAGCAGTTCAGTGGTTGGGGCGGTCTTGTGGTGCTGGTGGGCTCATGGCTGCTTATGCGTCGTCTTCCACAGCAGAATGGCGCTCGAATGGTCTGACGCCCTTGTCCTTTTTTCGAACAACGCTTTTGCCGGCTCTGATCGTCGTTCTGTTCGCACTGGCGCTGGTCGCCGTCAGCGCCAGAATCTGGCTCCCGGGAGACATGCTGGCTCCAGCTCCTGTGGGATGACACGGTCTTTTGGGTCGTCTGTTCTGGATTCAACAATCACCAAAGATCTGCATTCAACCCCTCGTTTTCATCATTGTTATCGGATGATGAAATACTTTCTTCCTCAACTTCGTTGTCAAGGGCATCATCTTCTGGGATGTCCTTGATGTTGGCAATGTACCAGCTTTGACACGCCTCAAGGCTTCCGGTGTGAGCGATCTTGCCCTTGTGAAGAACAACACCATCTTGGCAGTGCTGCTGCAAAATGTTGGAATCAGTGTGCGCCATGATCAATGACTTTCCCGTAAGACGCTCTCGCAGTGCCTGTTGAAGCTTCAGCAAACGCTCTGATGTGGCATCTGCTTTCCAGGCAAAAATCTTGGGAATGATATAAACATCAAAATCGAAAGCCAGGGCAACAGCGAGATAAAACCTTGCCCGCATGAACTTGTTGTAAACATGCAGAGGTTTATCAAAAAAACCTTCCTCAAGATCAGCCAAGGTTTGAATGATCTCGAGATCTTTGCTCCGCTGGCCGCCATGGCCATAGACACCTTGGAGGAAGGCGGCATTCTGTCGGCCCGTCAACGAACTCAGCAACCCGCCTCGAACACCGAGAGGCCAGCTGACGTTGGTGTTGATCGTTACCTGGCCTTTCTGTACAGATGCAACGCCGGCTGCGCACTCCAGAAAGGCATGGGCTTCTCGCATGGATGAGGAGATCACCCCCACCCGCTGACCTTCCAGTAATTGCCAAG is a window of Synechococcus sp. A15-24 DNA encoding:
- a CDS encoding sodium:solute symporter family protein; translation: MAPIDWALLGGYLVLTLVLGLWLARRNSGEEDYFVAGRRLSGWLAGASMAATTFSIDTPLYVAGLIGSRGLAGNWEWWSFGLAHVAMAVVFAPLWRRSGVLTDAAFTELRYGGPAAAWLRGIKAFLLALPVNCIGIGYAFLALRKVVEALGIVSGSPSAFGVPDTLWLLAVVALMVLAYTVAGGLWAVVVTDLVQLVLALLGALAVAVAALHAAGGMGGLLGQLGGMNRPELLSLVPWTIEDGGVHWLEGAGISVPMFLAYIAVQWWSFRRSDGGGEFIQRMLATRDEQQARLAGWVFLVVNYLVRSWLWVVVALAALVLLPDQGDWELSYPALAVQLLPPVALGLVVVSLVAAFMSTVSTSVNWGASYLTHDLYQRFIRPNAGSRELLLVGQLTTVLLLGLGVVTALISDSIGTVFRLVIAIGSGPGVVLVLRWFWWRVNAAAELAAMICGFIVGLLTSVLPLVRIEDYGLRLAVITGVSAVVWLSAMLLSPPESEAVLETFIRQVQPPGPGWARLRQRFQVEPQERLSTLLARFVSSCGVLFGGLIGIGGFLLHQQFSGWGGLVVLVGSWLLMRRLPQQNGARMV
- a CDS encoding DNA-directed RNA polymerase subunit beta'; amino-acid sequence: MTSSSSKSSKSRKSSKAAKDTAPVLESASRPLSKTPPPFRNHIVDKRGLKQLVAWAYKNHGTAVTSSMADKLKDLGFRYATQAAVSISVNDLRVPEAKKALLGEAEEQITATEERYRLGEITEVERHTKVIDTWTETNERLVDAVKKNFNQSAPLNSVWMMANSGARGNMSQVRQLVGMRGLMANPQGEIIDLPIRTNFREGLTVTEYVISSYGARKGLVDTALRTADSGYLTRRLVDVAQDVIVREDDCGTTRHIMVEAEDGRFGNRLVGRLTASQVVSADGEVLAERDTEIDPPLSKRIEKAGVTAVSVRSPLTCEANRSVCRKCYGWALAHNELVDLGEAVGIIAAQSIGEPGTQLTMRTFHTGGVSTAETGVVRSAVSGTIEFSAKARVRPYRTPHGVNAQQAEVDFNLSIKPSGKGKTQKIEITNGSLLFVENGQTIDADVTVAQIAAGAVKKSVEKATKDVICDLAGQVRYEEAIQPREVTDRQGNITLKAQRLGRMWVLAGDVYNLPPNAQPVVQGDTEVTEGQVLAEASQRSEYGGDVRLRDSIGDSREVQIVTTAMTLKDFKLLEESTHSGEIWNLEAKDGTRYRLNTIPGSKIGSGEVIAELADDRFRTGTGGLVKFAPGLAIKKARSAKNGYEVNKGGTLLWIPQETHEINKDISLLMITDGQWIEAGTEVVKDIFSQTAGIVTVTQKNDILREIIVRSGDFHLSSDSKALERFEGDGQMVNPGEEIVKGLSIEEMKYVQTLETPEGKGLLLRPVEEYTIPNEAQLPELSHVKQANGPHLGIKATQRLAFKDNELIKSVEGVELLKTQLILETFDTTPQMTVDVEKAPDKRAKTISRLRLVILESILVRRDTMSDSSHGSTHTELQVEDGISVKAGDVIATTQILCKQAGVAQLPEASEADPVRRLLVERPEDTTTLSTSGKPVVAVGQRIVDGELLAEGEPSSCCGEVEAVDSNSVTLRLGRPYMVSPDSVLHVRDGDLVQRGDGLALLVFERQKTGDIVQGLPRIEELLEARRPRESAVLCKKPGTVEIKQGDDDESLTVTVIEADDAIGEYPILLGRNVMVSDGQQVTAGELLTDGPINPHELLECFFEDLRSRKPLMDAAQEAIANLQHRLVTEVQNVYKSQGVSIDDKHIEVIVRQMTSKVRVEDAGDTTLLPGELIELRQVEDTNQAMAITGGAPAEFTPVLLGITKASLNTDSFISAASFQETTRVLTEAAIEGKSDWLRGLKENVIIGRLIPAGTGFSGFEEELQKEAGPHPDILSEDPAGYRRMQNLRPDYTVEMPPAASSTAVLDDPSDADLEATRTRHNIDPSTSNFAAFARPDADNELKEEQVVDAEAVEGLQEEGLLSDD
- the rlmN gene encoding 23S rRNA (adenine(2503)-C(2))-methyltransferase RlmN; this translates as MSQMLLGRSAAELESWAVAQGQKPFRGRQLHDWLYAKGARSLSEITVLPKAWRESLKEDGVEVGRLNEVHRSVAADATTKLLLSTDDGETIETVGIPTDQRLTVCVSSQVGCPMACRFCATGKGGLQRSLRTHEIVDQVLSVREVMDRRPSHIVFMGMGEPLLNSRAVLDAIRCLNDDLGIGQRRITVSTVGVPKTLPQLAELALATLGRAQFTLAVSLHAPNQALREELIPTAHAYPYGALLEDCRHYLAVTGRRVSFEYILLGGLNDAPEHAAELADRVGGFQSHVNLIAYNPIEEEEFQRPTRARIEGFQRVLERRGVAVSLRASRGLDQNAACGQLRRQRQGS
- the rpoC1 gene encoding DNA-directed RNA polymerase subunit gamma, with product MTNSNLRTENHFDYVKITLASPERVMEWGQRTLPNGQVVGEVTKPETINYRTLKPEMDGLFCEKIFGPSKDWECHCGKYKRVRHRGIVCERCGVEVTESRVRRHRMGFIKLAAPVSHVWYLKGIPSYVAILLDMPLRDVEQIVYFNCYVVLDPGDHKELKYKQLLTEDEWLEIEDEIYAEESEIENEPVVGIGAEALKQLLEDLNLEEVAEQLREEINGSKGQKRAKLIKRLRVIDNFLATSARPEWMVLDVIPVIPPDLRPMVQLDGGRFATSDLNDLYRRVINRNNRLARLQEILAPEIIVRNEKRMLQEAVDALIDNGRRGRTVVGANNRPLKSLSDIIEGKQGRFRQNLLGKRVDYSGRSVIVVGPKLKMHQCGLPKEMAIELFQPFVIHRLIRQNIVNNIKAAKKLIQRADDEVMQVLQEVIDGHPIMLNRAPTLHRLGIQAFEPKLVDGRAIQLHPLVCPAFNADFDGDQMAVHVPLAIEAQTEARMLMLASNNILSPATGEPIVTPSQDMVLGSYYLTALQPGAEQPEFGDRSRTYSSLEDVIHAFEDTRIGLHDWIWVRFNGEVEDNDELDEPIKSETLSDGTRIEQWTYRRDRFDEDGALISRYILTTTGRVVMNHTIIGAVADA
- a CDS encoding high light inducible protein, which gives rise to MLEPNDIPQRRLPRFGFHGHTEKLNGRAAMLGFITLLAVEIKLGHGLLIW